In Macaca nemestrina isolate mMacNem1 chromosome 10, mMacNem.hap1, whole genome shotgun sequence, the genomic window AACACTGGTTTTTGTATAGCTAGctctttaataaaaatgtatgaatggaagaaatttaaaaaataaagcagtatGGCAGCATCTCATGATGTGACAAAAGTATTTACTCAATTAATAATGGATGCACTTCTTCTTTAGATGAGATGCCATGGTAGATGCTGGATTCTAAGGTGAAAATATATGGTCTCTTCAAGGAATTTGCACTCTCCTGGAAGTTGAGAGTTATAAGGAAAGTCTGAGTGGTAAATTTGGACAGAGATGACAGAGAACTTACTACATTGTGGACCTTAGTCCCAGGTCCAGTTCCAAACAATCTTGAATTTGTTAAGGAGAGTTACCGTTTCTGCATTGGAAACGTTTTCGCTGCTAGCTGTGGAATAATGGCCTCTGGAGGAAGCTGGGTGAAGGATGTGGCAAGGGATAAACATAAAACCCATTTGAATCATACGCAGATTTCCTGGGGCTGCCCATTTCCACCCCCTTGTTAAATTTTTCTGGGATTCTGGTTAGAAAAGGAGATTTTTCACATggggtttaaaaaattatgacacAGCCccctggaaagaatctttttttttttaaattttttaaatttttttattggcatgccttttaaaataatgcaagCTGCTGTGATAGGCAACTGAAGTTCTCAAGTTGTTTGGAAATGAGAACCCAATCTTACCAGTAAGGCTGAGCTTTTAAATAATGTCAGTTGATGGTGTGATCAGCATTTTTTGATTATGAAGcaacctcttaaaaaaaattagaacaaccAAAGCGATCTTCCTCTATATAAACTGTAAATTATCTTTCACAGCACCTCATTGGACTGGTGGCTTTGAGGGCTACATTAAGTAGGTTATCCTCTCATCTAACCAGCACTAGTATCTGTTGGGCTGCTGTGAGTGACACACGCCGAGTGGGGTGAAGGGAAATGCTGGTGAATTGCATTTTGAGGTGTTGGTTGCTGTCAGTCACTCTGTCTCTTGCTATTGCCAAGCACAGGCAATCTTCCTTCACCAAAACTTGTCACCCAAGGGGAACACTGTCCCAAGCTGTTGACGCTCTCTATATCAAAGCAGCATGGCTCAAAGCAACGATTCCAGTAAGTATTAGGCTCTGCTTAAAATGATGACCTCAAGGACGTTTGCAATCTTGGATACAACTTATTTCTCTTCGTTTTATTGTAGGAAGACCGCATAAAAAATATACgactattaaaaaagaaaacaaaaaagcaatttaTGGTAAGTCAGAAAGTCTTTTTTACATTTCCACTTATTTGATGTTTATTTCCcccttcatttaaatttttttcggAGAGTAATTAAGTAATGATCACGGGGACATTAAAAAAAGATTCATAATTTACCATACGGAATTTCTCGtatcttatttttagaaaaactgCCGATTTCAAGAACAGCTTCTGTCCTTCTTCATGGAAGATGTTTTTGGTCAATTGCAATTCCAAGGTTGCAAGAAAATACGCTTTGTGGAGGACTTTCATAGCCTTAGGCAGAAGCTGAGCCACTGTGTAAGTATACACAAAAAATACTGTGCATTTGATCCTAGAAACCTATTTAGAAGTCAGCATGTAAGAATCTGTCTACACACCAAGGGGTGAGTAGAACGAGCTTTGTAATTGTTGGCTTGTAGTTCAAATGGAGAGGTCATCACCAGGGAAATAGCATCAAATAACTGTACATTACTCAGTATGCTGCTATTTATTAGTTCTTAAAGAATGGCTGATAAAACACACTGAAGAGAGCTAAAATAACATGAAATGGTTttcaaataaatactttaaaatcattCTCTCATTATGTGATTCCCAAGTaattaattcatccatttaatATTTCTTGAGTACCAACTTTGTGCCAAACACTATTCTAagtctctcttttcctccctcccttccttccttccctccttccctccttccttcctttcttccttcctctctccctcccttcccctcccctttgtcttcctcccccctccctccctccctctctgtttccttctttccttccttttctttctctctctctccttccttctttcccataATAAAGAGAACTTTCTGATGCCctttttattatcttctttaaaaaatagttgtgcCCCCTTTAAGGTATAATCTCAGTAAAAACTTAAAAAGGGATAGACACGCCTTCTTTGGTACCTAAATTATTCGATGCCTCAGTGTGGTCACTGTCATAGCAAGCAGTGGAGAATTAAATAAGAAGGTAAACGTGATCACATTTCTATGAAAACTTCCACAGCAATAAAGACCagtgcagaaaacaaaacaaaacaaaaacactgagcCAGAATCTGTGTAATGTTAGTTGAGTTGCCTCTGTGGGGAATATTGAAGCTTTTCTGTGCCCTTAGTTGGGGTCCAAGTATGGTTTCTCCAGCCTCCTGCAGTTGTAGCTTGCAGATGGTACAAAGGTGGGGTGGGGAGCCTTATTGCAATCCTTGGGAAGCCAGTTGGAAAGGAGCTCTCTGTCCTGGGCATCATGGTCACTGAGACTTAAACACTGGGCCATTAGAGGGgggtgtttatttttttaagagttaaGATGTCTTCTTCTTGTGGTCAACTAAAGTGCTCAGTAACCCAAATTTCAGCCCAGAGTACATGAGGCATTTTATGAGTGTGAGTTGATCAGCTAggttaaaaaacaagcaaacgaaCGAAAAGCAACAAATTTAAGTTCTCTATTTCTTCGGCTAGTTTGTGTTTGTTATATCCTTACTCAGGTTTGGATTGCATGGTTTTTCATAAActctcatattttattaaaactacaacaatgacaaaaaaattacaaactgaTACCTCTTTGCAAAACAGGAAGAATTCTCTGGGCCAGTTCCCTTGCCTGAAATTTTGTTCTGTGCTTAACCTGTAAGATTACCTTATGAAGAAAGTACATATGTAACTATACATAGTCTCTTAAATTTAAATTGCATTGTCAAATCCTTGCCTGATACAGCACAGAGTGTCTGGTTCCCCAGAACCCCTAAATCCACCTCAGGTTTTCACTACTTAGCTGGTTTTGTTGGCCCAAATAGCTAGAGAACACATAGCGACAGTTATAACCTAAAACGAACAATACTGCAGATGAAAAGCTTAGGAAACCTAGATATGTCCAGGAGCTCTGGTTTTTCTTGGTTTGTTTCCGGGGAAATTTTTCCTAAAGGGGTTGGGACAGTGTGGCGTCGCTCTGGTCGGGTGTTGCTGCTTACCAAAGGGTCTGGCTCCCTCCTGTGGCCAAATACGAACACATCATCTCATCAATCTCGCCAGGCTACACGTAACTCCGGGCTtgctttcttccctcctcccacctcaagccCATCAGGGTCAGCATCAGTTAATTCGTCTTACAAGCTGTGAAGTTTATGCCCTGGGGTAAAGCAAGCTCCCCTGTGAAACATAAAGCGGCAGGATTGGCCTGAGCATTAGAAAGGCTCTGCAGACATTGATTTAGGGAAAAAGGTAACTGGCCTGAAGTCTCATCTTTCAGccaaacataattttatatttctggcAACAGAAGCTGGTATCTGTCTGTTTAATACAAATTAACTGAGCATCTACTGGATGAAGTTCTGAATTAGTGGTTGGGAGAGGGTTTAGCAGACAGAAGTTATAAAACATGAAGTAAACAACATtaatttatgatattttcttaataaaaatggaCACTAAATGTAATCAGTGTATAAATGGTCAACCTATTGAAACTAATTATACTTGCTGTATTTCCCCTGCAGTCCGTACTATTGAGGTTGTTGTGgggaaaataagtaaaacaaagcTCAGGGGATTCAGAGTAGTAGTGGTCAAGTCACAAGTGGTCAAGTCCCTTCTTGAAAGGGGGGCCTCTGAGAGGGGGCCTTCGGTTCTGCAGGCTCCGAGCTTTAGAAAGCTTTCTGCAGAAACTTGACATGTTTTAAAACTGATCCAAGGCTTCCTCCACGATCAGGAGACAAGAGGAAATGGCCCATTCTGTTTCCTGGACGTGGTACTCTGGGATAATGCTTAGGTTCGTATGATGCTACAGGCTCAATAGGATTTTGAGGGGTTGATTGAGCAGTGAAAGATGTGTTGGTAGTGCTGCTCCAGAGTTAAATGCTATCTGTGTTCTGAACAGCTGATTTACACACAATTTTAGCACACAGCCTACTTGCTTAATGTGTGCacttaatatttgaaattatgcCAACGATAAAACATTGGTTTGTGTTCTTCTGAAAGTTCCCCCTACCCACCAAACCttggaaataatattaaaaaagcaaaacatatgaTATCAATTGCTTTAAATCATTTGAAGAATCCAATGATTATGTATTTTGTATCTTAATACATTAAAGGTAATAGTAAGGATTACTACAGCTCTTTATACATTGTTAGCTTGTGCATGcgatttttaaatgcttttatctGCGtacatgttttatttctgttgacAATTTTTAATGGATACCAGAGTTATTAAAAGGTGCACACTCTGCTAAAGTTGCAAGGACATTTTAATTTGTGATGATAACTTTTTTTCAGATAATGATATTTTACCAAATAGGATATGACTCTTGTTGGATTTGTTGATTACATGCTGAATTAGGTGAAAATTTTCACATATCAAGAGCAAAGTACTaaattattcctttaaaaattacagtaGCCTTCCCTGGTAGGGTTAATAggagtatttgggttggggaaaTATTGCAATTCCAATGATGGAATACTTATGTACTATATTACCAAATCTCATTACCTTGGAATATAACCTGGATTATATTTGAGTTATCCTTGGCGGGTGTTGTTTTGTATCAccagaaagaaaaacttaaagatGAACTCTGGTATAACCCGGAACTAGATACTGGATCACATGTCAGCTAGAGATGATCAATGTCTATTTCACTTGCAGTTCATTGACATGGAACTTTATGATTACTTGCTACGGATAACAGTACAACTCTTTTGACATTCATATCACCAGCCCACTATTGAACATTTCTAGGTTTTAGATAAttcaaaatacagatataaaaatgaaatgctcATGGTGAGCAACTGGTCCTATCCACCTCctttccatttattcttttttattcctgtTCATAGGCAACATTGTGTCACTCATTACCATTTGATAAAggtaatgaaataaataattgccACATTCTGAGGGTATGGGTTTGCACTTGATGGATATTCATCAAATGGCTGAGACAATgtgctttccttccttttccttccttcattcctttctttttcctcccaccTCATTCCTCCTTTCCTTTAATATACTTACAAAAACAGTCCATGTGCCTGCTCCAGAACAATTGCCAAATGATGAATTTGTCAATGACCAAGTTGTTGaattagtattttcttttatttatttagttttagttGACTGGCTTTGTTTTGTCTtcataagaaagaagctttcgtgtTAAGGACTGTTGTGTTTATCTCTGTTCCTAATTCCTACTTTTGGAAATAAAGATCAAGTAGCAGGGAGAGGGGAGACTTGAGGACATAAGAATCGTAAGATCGGAATGTTTTTGAGCATGCAGAATTCTTATGACTACatttaacattaatatatttGTAATACAGGGGAGAATATATAAGAATTTGGCCGAGTATGGtagcttacgcctataatcccagcactttgggaggccgagatgggtggatcacctgaggtcaggagttcgagaccaacctgaccaacatggcaaaaccccatctcaacaaaaaatacaaaaattagccgggcacagttgcgcatgcctgcagtcccagctactcgggaggctgagacgggagagtctcttgaacccaggaggtggaggttgcactgagccaagattgtaccactgcactccaacctggatgacagagcaagactctgtcttaaaaaacaaaaaaacaaacaaaattctccATAGTCCAGAACACATTTGAATGTATGTACCAATTTTGGTGTTAGAGGGAGGCTAAGTGCTAACTGTAAGAAGTACTCCCCCAATTTTGttggatttatattttaaaactttatttctcaccTACTTAAAAGTCTGGGTTTTTTAGATGGTGACACATTTCTCCACATTATGAATCAAGGTCCAGACTCGTTCCACATTGCAGCCTGTGTCATCTCCTAAGCCTTCTGCATTCGGTCAGTGGAAGAGGGATGAGACTAGTAAGAAGACTTGTCAGCTTCTTAGAGGTCTTGTTTCCCAAATCACACATTCATTCTGCTCACATTCCATTGCAAGAACTCATCACATAGCCACAAGTAACTGCAAGGAATCATGGGAAATGTAGTTTAGTTTATGGTTTGGGAGAAGAGGAAATCAATTTTGGCCTACAGCTAGCAGTCCTGccataaatatttaagaattctttaataatatattatttatgacCAGGGCCACTCTTAGCTTATAGAGTACCTTTgcacaaaggagaaaaagggaTATAGCCTTGCAGGAGCAAGGTACAGTGAATACAGCACTCTTAAGCAGGGTATTCATGTGCAAGGCATGCCTTGCGCAATGGTACAGGATGACCCTGCTTATAACTTGTCAACGAATGATTTCttcttataaatatattcttCTCATGAATAAGAAGAGAATTCAGACAGAGGAAAACTGAACTTACCCTATAATGGtattataaagacaaaataaaaatggaaataactaaAACTAATGGGTTAAAAGAAACAAGTACATTTTGTAAACTGGTTGGGTAgcgtattagtcagggttctctagaaggacagaactaatggggtagatatatatataaagggagtttattagggagtattgactcacatgatcacaaggtgggGTCTCACAACTGgacgtctgcaagctgaggagcaaggaagccagttcaagtaccaaagctgaagaacttggagtctgatgttcgagggcagaaagcatccagcatgggagaaagatgcagGCTGGAAGGCTAacccagtctagtcttttcacatccttctgcctgcttttattttgGCCgctctggcagctgattagagggtgcccacccagattaagagtgagtctgcctttcccagtccactgactcaaatgttaatctcctttggcaacaccctcacagacacacccagaaacaatactttgcgtcgattcagtccaatcaagttgacactcaattaaccatcacaggtagTGAATTGACTTTTGGCAAACTGTTCTACAGCAGTTTGGCCTAATTCTATATTTGATGgccactgtgctaggtgctggggtaAAAAAGGCAAGTGTGATTTGGTCCAGGCTCTCCAAACTCTTTTTGGATgggagaagtaaagaaaaaattcaatgaatcatAAAATGCAAAATGTATGAGTGCTTACAGTTTTCTGTCGGAAGAAGTCACTGTGGAAGCCGAAAGGAAGAAGTAGTTAATTCTGTCTGCTGCAGGGATAGGGGTACATGTGGCGTGAAACTCGAAAGAGTGTTATTAAAGGAGCTTAATTTCCAGGGGAATGGCATAGGAAGAAGCCTGATTAAAGGTTTGGTGGTATAAAACAACATGCCATATTCAGGAAGCTGTAAGTAATTCAGTATGGATGTAAAGGGGCTTGTGGACCATTAAGAGAAGGTAGGTTGGTCAGATTTTAGCCAGGGGATATTATTAGGGTCAGGTAAAGGAGGGTCTGGTGAGACTggctaaggagtttggattttatcctgaGGATAATGGAAAGCCCTTAAAAGGCATGGCATGATCAAATACACAATGTTTTAGAAAGAACTCTGGTGATTGTATAGGGATGTAGGTAGAGGTGACGCTCAAGACAGAGGAAACCGTGAGATGAGACTTGCAATAATGTGCTGAAGTGGTGGCACACCAATGTCATAGGCAAGAGTGAGGAGAGcctgagggagagaggaaagccCAAGATGAGTCCAAGATTTCTACCTGGGGGCTGGCTGTGTGCGTGCTGGTGCCATTCACTGAGAACACAGTAGAAAGCTTGCAGGAGGGTTAATAGACCTGCTAAAAGTTTGAGGAGTCCCATGCAAAAGTGTAATTACAACAGTAGCATGTAgctctttgtatatattttgtgtatgtttaaagTGTATTGATGTATCTATAGatatattgaggtataattgacatatatatatatatatatatatatattttttttttttttttttgagacagagtctcactctgtcatccaggctggagtgcagtggcaccaccttggctcactgtgacctccacctcccgggttcaaacagttcttgtgcctcagccttccgagtagctgggactataggcgggtaccaccacacctggttaatttttgtatttttagtagagatggggttttactatgttggcgaggctggtcttgaactcctgacctcaagtgatacatctgccttggtctctcaaagtgctgggattacaggcgtgagccactatgtccagtCTTCTAATTGATGTACAATTAACTGAgcatatttaaagtgtaaaatttgaAGGCTTTAACATATGTATACACTTGTGAAACCAACACCACAACTAAGATAATAAACATATCCTATCACTTTAATGTAAATTGTATTATTATATGTgctatactctttttttttttctttgatctggcttctttcacctagcTAGTCAcccataattattttgagattcattggTATTTTTGCAAGTATCCATCATGTGTTTCTGTTTAGTTGTCAAGTAGCCTCCCATTGTAACGATAcgccacaatttctttattcacctattgatgggcatttgcttcctcctctcccagctgctatgaatattcatgcatAAGTCTCtggagaaatattttcatttctcttggataaatacctaggagtggaaagTTCTGATTATAGAttaggtatatgtttaactttgtaagaaactgccaactgTTTCCCACAGTGGTTTTTATCATTCTATGTTTCTAGCAGTAACGTATGAGAGTTCAAagtgcccattttttttttttttttgctctcacTTGATAAGATCAGTGTTTAAAATGTTAGCCAGTCTAGTTGAAGAGCAGTGTTACGGCACTGTGTTTTCAATCTGCATTTCCacaataattaatgatgttgagcctcTTTTGATTATTTACTACACAATAGCTTCTTTGATAAAATGCCTGTTCAAATAGTGTGccctcctttttaaaattggattgATTCGTTTCTTATTATAGAGTTTTGAGTATGTGAGTGTGTTTTACAATATATTCttgatacaagtcctttatcagagatataattggtaaatattttatcAGATATCTGTGACACCTTCTCATTATCttagtgtcttttgaagagattttacattttatgaagTACCGTAtaatagttttttctttaatggaCCATATTTTGGTGCCATATTGAAGAAATCTTTGTTTAACACAAAGGTCATGAagaaattttacttgtttttattcgGAAGTTTCCTAATTTTAAATATCACATTTAGGTCACTGCCTTTTTAACACATCTATTGACAGGATTGTGTTTTTTGGATAATTGAAACtatgaattacattgattttcaaagttaaaccaaCCTTGCCTTTCTGGGATGCACTCTACTTGGCaataatgtattatttctttcatatatcactagatttaatttgctaaaaCTTTGTTTAAAAACTTTGCATCTATGTACGTGAGATGTTAGTCTacagttttcttgtaatatctatGTCACTTGGATACCAGCATAATCCTGGCCTCATAAAGTGGAAAAGTGTTCACCTTTTCAATTTTCGGAAAGTGTCAgtatagacatttttttttttttcttaaatgtttggcaagatttagcagtgaagccatttttgtttagagttttctttgtgggaagattttAAACTACATactctattttttagtagatgcAAGGTTATttattcagattatctatttcttcctgaATGAACCTGGGTAGTTTCTGTCTTTCAATGATTTTGTTCATCTCATCAAATTTGCAAAATTTATAGCCAGATAATTTTTCATGATATTTCCTTAATATGCTTTTAATATCTGCATAGTATAGGATGATATCACTTCCcttattcctgatattggtaatttttgtctttattttttctttctcatgggTCTGGCTAAAAATTTATCAACTTTattgatttctcaaagaaccagtttttagtttcattgatttttctttattacttttctgttttttatttccgTGATTTTTATTCTGaacattattattcattttcttctattaaatttatatttagtctgctctttctagtttcttaagataGAAATTTGGGTCGttaacttgaaatttttttttctttaggtggAAGCTGAGATTATTAATTTGtgattttctaactttttattatAGGAGTTCAGacctataaatttccctctaagtacTTCTTTAGTTACATTTCACAATCCTTGCTATGTTGTGCTTTCATGTTTATTTGCTTTAAATTACTTgctaatttcccttttgattttttattttatatatgggTTACTTCGAAGAGTGTTACTTAGTTTCTATATGTGGGAATTTTTCTAGATACTTTTCtaattttgatttctaattttatattattttggccACAGACCATACTTTGTATGACTTGAATCCCTTTATATTTGCTGATCCATGTTTCATAACCCAGAATTTGGTCTATTTTGGTAAATATTCTATgtatatttgaaaagaatatgtacTCTGCCGTTGTTGGGCTGagtattttatacatttctatTAGATTTAGTTGTGAcagctttttactttttctctctctttattaacttttttctacttattttatcAATTATTGGTATCTCCGGCATTAATTGTgaacttctgtttcttcttgaagTTCTATCAGATTTTACTTCTtgtattttgaagttctgttattaggtacacaaatgtttatgattgttatattctcttgatGAAATGACacatttatcattataaaattacCCTTATTGTCCCCAATAATATTCTTTGTCCTGAAACCCACTTCTTTTTTGATGCTGATAGAATcactccagttttcttttgattaatgttagTGTGCtatgtctttttccatccttttactcaTAACAtatttgtgctttttatttttctcattattacttgttttaagcaatttgattatgatgtgaaTTGGtgcagttttcttcatgtttcttgtgcttggAGTTGATTGGAAATCTTGTGTTTGTGAGTATattgttttcatcaaatttgaaatTGTTCAgctattatttattcaaaaatttttttctgtatctccTTCTGTCTCTTCTCCTCTTGGAATGCTAATTACACATATATTAGCCCATTTGTAGTTGTGCCACAACTCActgattctgtgggttgttttttcccagtgtttttctgtgtctcattgtgaatagtttctattgctaCATCTTCAAGATCACTAATCATTTCTTTTGTAGTGCCTATCTGTTAGTCCCATTCAGAATATTTTTCACCTCatactttgtagtttttatctctAGAAGTTTGAATTGAGTTTTTTTAGTATTTTCCATTGCTCTATTTAACATGATCAGTCTTTAACTTCTAGAACATATGGAATAGAGTTAtagcaacttttaaaatatccttaTCGATTAATTGTAACATTTGTGTCCACTCTGGGTTGGTTTCAGTTGACTGATTTGTCCTCCATTATGGGTCATATTTTACAGCATCTTTGCATGGCTGGTAATTTtgataaaatgtcaaatattatGAATTTTACGCTGTTGGAtcctagacatttttttttttttagtagtgaaaaaaatttttttttaaatttatttattattattatactttaagttctagggtacatgtgcataacgtgcaggtttgttacatatgtatacttgtgccatgttggtgtgctgcacccatcaactcgtcagcacccatcaactcgtcatttacatcagacaTTTTTATATTCCTGTACATATTCTTGAGTTTtcttctgggacacagctaaattACTTGCAAACAGTTTTATCTTTTCAgatcttgttttttaaactttgttaggCAGGACCAAAGTACTGTTTAGTCTAGTGCTAATTTTGCCCCTCATTGAAGCAACACATTTCTGTAAACTCTACCGTATTTCCTatgattttgctttcttttttctcttttccttctcttcttcctccttgttGAAATTTATTTGTTCAGGACATTCGGCTGTTTGTCTTACAGAGTTTCTCATAGTCTGTATTTTCTGACTGCATTTTCATAGTGTCATTTAATATATTCTCCTCTTTACTTACCATAAATTAACAATTATACAGAGAGACTTGATCAGATTTAGCTTGATGGTTTAGCTAGAACACTTTATAGGGAGCATTGTCTACTTTCATTGGGGCACATgatatattatctttatttttatgatgATAACAGCCACCAACAATTATTGTCTAGATCCGTCAATTCAT contains:
- the LOC105473415 gene encoding interleukin-26, encoding MLVNCILRCWLLSVTLSLAIAKHRQSSFTKTCHPRGTLSQAVDALYIKAAWLKATIPEDRIKNIRLLKKKTKKQFMKNCRFQEQLLSFFMEDVFGQLQFQGCKKIRFVEDFHSLRQKLSHCISCASSAREMKSITRMKRIFYRIGNKGIYKAISELDILLSWIKKFLESSQ